A window of the Agrococcus jejuensis genome harbors these coding sequences:
- the mraZ gene encoding division/cell wall cluster transcriptional repressor MraZ — protein MFLGTHAPKLDDKGRVILPAKFRQDLESGIVLTRGQERCIYVFSAVEFQKVHERIRQAPLTSAGARDFLRLFLSGASSESPDSQHRITIPTSLREYAGLERDLTVIGVGDRAEIWATDAWNDYYAAKEADFSSTTEEVIPGIF, from the coding sequence GTGTTCCTCGGCACCCACGCCCCCAAGCTCGACGACAAGGGCCGCGTCATCCTCCCCGCGAAGTTCCGCCAGGACCTCGAGTCGGGGATCGTGCTGACGCGCGGCCAGGAGCGCTGCATCTACGTCTTCTCGGCCGTCGAGTTCCAGAAGGTGCACGAGCGCATCCGCCAGGCGCCGCTCACGAGCGCCGGCGCCCGCGACTTCCTGCGCCTCTTCCTCTCCGGTGCGTCGAGCGAGTCGCCCGACAGCCAGCACCGCATCACGATCCCGACCTCGCTGCGCGAGTACGCGGGCCTCGAGCGCGACCTCACCGTCATCGGCGTCGGCGACCGCGCGGAGATCTGGGCCACCGACGCCTGGAACGACTACTACGCGGCCAAGGAGGCCGACT
- a CDS encoding DUF3040 domain-containing protein — protein sequence MPLSEQEQRLLDEMERNLYKHEADIVSTSSGPRTVNYTRVALGIALVAAGLAVVVIGVVVQFALIGVAGFGLAVGGAMLALTASRPAEAGEAESGDAPKGGAAPKARTRSSLMDRLSDEWDKRQQQ from the coding sequence ATGCCGCTGAGCGAGCAGGAGCAGCGCCTTCTCGACGAGATGGAGCGCAACCTCTACAAGCACGAGGCCGACATCGTGTCGACGTCCTCGGGCCCTCGCACCGTGAACTACACGCGCGTCGCGCTCGGCATCGCGCTCGTCGCGGCCGGCCTCGCCGTCGTGGTGATCGGCGTCGTCGTGCAGTTCGCCCTCATCGGCGTCGCGGGCTTCGGTCTCGCGGTCGGCGGCGCGATGCTCGCGCTCACGGCCTCGCGTCCCGCCGAGGCGGGCGAGGCCGAGTCGGGCGACGCCCCCAAGGGCGGCGCCGCGCCGAAGGCGCGCACGCGCTCCTCGCTCATGGATCGCCTGAGCGACGAGTGGGACAAGCGCCAGCAGCAGTAG
- a CDS encoding polyprenyl synthetase family protein, translated as MDVSPGSRFSTAVDDRIREFLVERRSAAAAISADLSPIFDAVEALTTGGKRMRAGFLHWGWHAVAAARPEASHTTGSPSDPEWEAIVSMAAAVEVFHAAALVHDDVMDSSDTRRGAPSVHRRLEGVHRDAEWRGRADAFGVNGAILVGDLLLGWADDLARAGAGALPADRRDAAMQVFSTMREEVGYGQFLDVLEEAAWVRQEPQSLLQRAHTVAVYKSARYSVEAPLLLGATMAAGSAQQLEALSGYGVPVGTAFQMRDDILGVFGDPAVTGKPAGDDLREGKRTVLVELARREMAPGPRTTLDELLGDPDLEAAQIQMLQRTIAEAGALERLEGMIDRAVGGALEALRDAELSRGAVLELERLAAAAANRDR; from the coding sequence ATGGATGTGTCGCCCGGCTCCCGCTTCTCCACGGCGGTCGACGACCGCATCCGCGAGTTCCTCGTCGAGCGGCGCTCGGCCGCTGCAGCGATCTCCGCGGATCTCTCCCCCATCTTCGACGCGGTCGAGGCGCTCACGACGGGCGGCAAGCGCATGCGCGCCGGCTTCCTGCACTGGGGATGGCACGCCGTGGCCGCCGCGCGGCCCGAGGCGAGCCACACGACCGGCAGCCCCTCGGACCCCGAGTGGGAGGCCATCGTGTCGATGGCCGCGGCCGTCGAGGTGTTCCACGCCGCAGCCCTCGTGCACGACGACGTCATGGACTCCTCCGACACGCGCCGCGGCGCCCCGAGCGTGCACCGCAGGCTCGAGGGCGTGCACCGCGACGCCGAGTGGCGCGGCCGCGCAGACGCCTTCGGGGTCAACGGCGCGATCCTCGTCGGCGACCTGCTGCTGGGCTGGGCCGACGACCTCGCGCGCGCCGGGGCCGGCGCGCTGCCCGCCGACCGTCGCGACGCCGCGATGCAGGTGTTCTCGACGATGCGCGAGGAGGTCGGCTACGGCCAGTTCCTCGACGTGCTCGAGGAGGCGGCGTGGGTGCGGCAGGAGCCGCAGAGCCTGCTGCAGCGCGCGCACACCGTCGCGGTCTACAAGTCGGCGCGGTACTCGGTCGAGGCCCCGCTGCTGCTCGGCGCGACGATGGCGGCCGGCAGCGCGCAGCAGCTCGAGGCGCTGAGCGGCTACGGCGTGCCCGTCGGCACCGCCTTCCAGATGCGCGACGACATCCTCGGCGTCTTCGGCGACCCCGCCGTCACGGGCAAGCCCGCAGGCGACGACCTGCGCGAGGGCAAGCGCACCGTGCTCGTCGAGCTCGCGCGCCGCGAGATGGCGCCGGGTCCGCGCACGACGCTCGACGAGCTGCTGGGCGATCCCGACCTCGAGGCAGCGCAGATCCAGATGCTGCAGCGCACCATCGCCGAGGCGGGCGCGCTCGAGCGACTCGAGGGCATGATCGACCGCGCCGTCGGCGGCGCGCTCGAGGCCCTGCGCGACGCGGAGCTCTCGCGCGGCGCCGTGCTCGAGCTCGAGCGCCTCGCCGCCGCAGCCGCGAACCGCGACCGCTGA